The following are from one region of the Candidatus Nezhaarchaeales archaeon genome:
- a CDS encoding molybdopterin-dependent oxidoreductase: protein MKSVCRMCHGGCGALIHVEDGKAVKIEGDPSHPVSRGYLCVKGLASLELAYHPDRLRYPLKRIDERGKGKWSRVSWDEALNEVARKLLEIKERYGAEAVVFAHGTNREYLHMVYRLAHAFGSPNVTSPGYVCYYPRVIGSIVTCGGLPIADYDGGPRCIMIWGCNPIDTSPDEYCAAQVLRALERKPRLIVIDPRKTLLASKADLWLQLRPGTDAALALGILNVIVEEELYDREFVERWTTGFDKLVNRVKQYTPNRVEEITWVPADKIREAARLYASTKPACIHWGVKIEQNLNCTSTVRALVALMAITNNLDVAGGNMLHSPPPVVRFTDFMLTSSLPKEQHRKRLGGEHKLASMGSVVPPMYVVKAILEGTPYPVKAMVAIGTNPLLTWPNSKLVKEALLKLDLLVVVDLFMTPTAELADYVLPASSWLEIDDVAFYFFRAGYVMARRKAVDVKECWSDHKIIIELAKRLGLREAFWDNVEEYLNYLLSPSRMRWNEFAEVGFLRAPLRYKKYEVEGFKTPSGKVELYSSILESLGFDPLPSYVEPPETPFSRPDLAENYPLILTTGARSPYFFHSEYRQLPSLRRLQPDPYVEINVETAESLGIKDGDWVWIETPRGKIKQRAKLNRDIHPKVVSAQHAWWFPEEPGPDHGCFKSNVNVLTSSDPPFDPCVGASILNSLLCRVYKADSEKSN from the coding sequence GTGAAGTCAGTGTGTAGGATGTGTCATGGAGGTTGTGGAGCCCTTATACACGTGGAGGATGGTAAAGCCGTTAAAATCGAAGGAGATCCATCCCACCCTGTAAGTAGAGGTTATCTATGCGTTAAGGGGTTAGCAAGCCTTGAACTGGCTTACCACCCGGATAGGTTAAGGTATCCGCTAAAAAGGATTGATGAGCGCGGTAAAGGTAAATGGTCGCGAGTTTCATGGGATGAGGCGTTAAACGAGGTTGCACGTAAGCTCTTAGAGATTAAGGAGCGTTACGGGGCTGAGGCCGTGGTGTTTGCTCACGGTACTAACCGTGAATACCTCCACATGGTTTATAGGCTAGCCCACGCCTTCGGCTCGCCTAACGTAACCTCCCCAGGCTACGTATGCTACTACCCTAGAGTAATAGGCTCCATAGTAACCTGCGGCGGTTTACCTATAGCGGATTACGATGGCGGTCCCCGCTGTATAATGATATGGGGCTGTAACCCTATAGATACAAGCCCCGATGAATACTGCGCAGCACAAGTCCTTAGGGCTCTCGAGCGAAAGCCGCGCTTAATAGTTATAGACCCCCGTAAAACCTTACTCGCGTCTAAGGCGGATTTATGGCTTCAGCTTAGGCCGGGCACCGATGCAGCGCTAGCTCTAGGTATACTTAACGTTATTGTGGAGGAAGAACTATACGACCGCGAATTCGTTGAACGTTGGACGACGGGCTTCGATAAACTCGTAAACCGCGTTAAGCAGTATACGCCTAACAGGGTTGAGGAGATTACTTGGGTTCCAGCCGATAAGATAAGGGAGGCTGCGAGGCTTTACGCTTCCACTAAGCCTGCCTGCATTCATTGGGGCGTTAAAATAGAGCAGAACCTAAACTGTACGAGTACTGTTAGAGCGTTAGTAGCCCTAATGGCTATCACCAACAACCTAGACGTAGCTGGAGGAAACATGCTACACTCACCTCCACCAGTGGTCCGCTTCACCGATTTCATGCTTACGAGCTCCTTACCTAAGGAGCAACACCGTAAAAGGCTTGGAGGCGAGCATAAGCTAGCATCTATGGGCTCCGTGGTTCCACCCATGTACGTAGTTAAAGCAATACTCGAAGGCACCCCCTACCCGGTTAAGGCCATGGTGGCTATAGGGACAAACCCCTTACTAACTTGGCCTAACTCTAAACTGGTTAAGGAGGCCTTGCTTAAACTTGACCTCCTAGTGGTCGTAGACCTCTTCATGACGCCTACAGCCGAACTAGCTGACTACGTGCTACCAGCGTCTTCCTGGCTGGAGATAGACGATGTAGCCTTCTACTTCTTTAGGGCTGGCTACGTTATGGCTAGGAGGAAGGCTGTTGACGTTAAGGAATGCTGGTCCGACCATAAAATAATTATTGAGCTCGCTAAACGCTTAGGATTACGCGAAGCCTTCTGGGACAACGTAGAGGAATACCTTAACTACCTACTCTCCCCCTCAAGGATGAGGTGGAACGAATTCGCCGAAGTAGGCTTCCTACGAGCCCCTTTACGCTATAAGAAGTACGAGGTTGAAGGCTTTAAAACCCCTTCAGGTAAAGTCGAGCTTTACTCTTCAATCCTTGAATCCTTAGGCTTCGATCCCCTACCTAGCTACGTCGAACCCCCCGAAACACCATTTAGCCGCCCCGACCTAGCGGAAAACTACCCCTTAATCCTAACTACGGGGGCTAGAAGCCCCTACTTCTTCCATTCGGAGTACCGCCAGTTACCATCATTAAGGAGGCTTCAACCAGATCCCTACGTAGAGATAAATGTTGAAACCGCCGAGTCGCTAGGTATAAAGGATGGCGACTGGGTTTGGATTGAAACGCCTCGAGGTAAAATTAAGCAAAGGGCTAAACTTAACCGGGATATTCACCCAAAGGTTGTTAGTGCTCAACACGCTTGGTGGTTCCCCGAGGAGCCCGGCCCCGACCATGGATGCTTTAAATCTAACGTAAACGTGCTTACCAGTAGCGATCCACCCTTCGACCCATGCGTAGGAGCTTCCATCCTTAACTCCCTGCTTTGCAGGGTTTATAAAGCTGATAGTGAAAAATCTAACTAG
- a CDS encoding DUF5679 domain-containing protein — MSVEIFCVKCRKKVGVEKAKLKEQTLKNKRKALVGNCPICGIRIFKITGKA; from the coding sequence ATGTCCGTTGAGATATTCTGCGTAAAGTGCAGAAAGAAGGTAGGCGTTGAAAAGGCTAAACTGAAGGAGCAGACACTAAAGAATAAGCGTAAAGCGTTAGTAGGTAACTGCCCAATCTGTGGAATTAGAATATTCAAGATAACGGGCAAGGCTTAA
- the cofC gene encoding 2-phospho-L-lactate guanylyltransferase: protein MRVFTVTPVKPLSKAKARLSSILSSEERRFLTLYMLEDVLKAVKDVVNDAVVISMDVEILSFALKHGALPLIEVEAGLNQAVGYAVEWCMKQGAEAVVVLPADVPLIQREDLLSIIKCLERVNIVISPSINGGTNALALRPPNAIKPCYGPRSFKFHLSEAKAKKLSYLVYESPRIALDIDSKEELLRFIEVESPTRTYEYLRSLQRIRKAT from the coding sequence ATGCGCGTCTTCACCGTTACACCTGTTAAGCCCCTCTCTAAAGCTAAAGCTAGGCTTTCGAGTATATTAAGTAGCGAGGAGCGTAGGTTTTTAACGCTCTATATGCTCGAGGACGTGCTTAAAGCCGTTAAGGACGTGGTGAATGACGCCGTGGTTATAAGCATGGACGTCGAGATCCTTAGCTTCGCCTTAAAGCATGGAGCCCTACCCCTCATCGAGGTGGAGGCTGGCTTAAACCAAGCCGTTGGGTACGCGGTTGAATGGTGTATGAAGCAAGGGGCTGAAGCCGTGGTAGTGCTGCCAGCTGATGTACCGTTGATTCAACGCGAAGACCTATTAAGCATTATTAAGTGTTTAGAGAGAGTGAACATAGTGATCTCGCCGTCTATAAATGGAGGTACTAATGCTTTAGCCTTAAGGCCTCCTAACGCTATTAAACCCTGTTACGGGCCCCGAAGCTTTAAGTTCCACCTGTCCGAGGCTAAGGCTAAAAAGCTTAGCTACCTAGTATATGAATCGCCGCGGATAGCCCTCGACATAGATTCTAAGGAGGAATTACTTAGGTTTATTGAGGTTGAAAGCCCTACGCGTACCTACGAATACCTACGCTCGCTACAAAGGATCCGTAAGGCTACTTGA
- the cofD gene encoding 2-phospho-L-lactate transferase produces the protein MTRITALAGGVGAAKLLRGLVHVVPPEDLTVIVNTGDDVELHGLHVSPDLDIIMYTLASLIDEVKGWGIANDTFNCLEMLGRLKRETWFKLGDKDLAIHIVRTQLLRSGLKLSQVTAELCRMLGVKARLIPMTDDDVQTMVQTKHGILPFQEYFVKRGAKDEVLGVTFKGIEGAKPAPGVLEAISQADRIVLCPSNPIVSIGPILSIPGVRSRLREAEAYVVGVSPIVGGKTIKGPADRMMAGLGFEASAYGVAKLYSDFLDHLIIDKVDEALKERIEELGIAVTVTNTVMRSLQDSIELARKVLGAHENA, from the coding sequence GTGACGCGTATAACTGCTCTCGCTGGGGGGGTTGGTGCAGCTAAACTGTTAAGAGGATTGGTTCACGTAGTGCCTCCTGAGGATTTAACGGTGATCGTGAACACGGGTGACGACGTGGAGCTACACGGCCTTCACGTAAGCCCGGACCTCGACATAATCATGTATACGCTCGCCAGCTTAATTGATGAGGTTAAGGGGTGGGGTATCGCGAACGATACGTTTAACTGCCTTGAAATGCTGGGAAGGCTTAAACGTGAAACCTGGTTTAAGCTTGGCGATAAAGACTTAGCAATACATATAGTTAGAACTCAGCTCTTAAGGAGCGGGTTAAAGCTATCGCAAGTTACTGCCGAGCTTTGCAGGATGCTCGGCGTGAAGGCTAGGTTAATCCCCATGACCGACGACGACGTTCAAACCATGGTGCAAACTAAGCATGGCATCTTACCCTTCCAAGAATACTTCGTTAAACGGGGGGCGAAGGATGAAGTGTTAGGCGTAACATTTAAGGGTATTGAGGGGGCTAAGCCGGCGCCCGGCGTTTTAGAGGCTATAAGCCAGGCTGATCGAATAGTTCTATGTCCAAGCAATCCTATCGTCAGCATAGGCCCAATACTTTCGATACCCGGCGTAAGGAGTAGGCTTAGGGAGGCTGAAGCTTATGTCGTTGGTGTAAGCCCTATAGTTGGCGGTAAAACTATTAAGGGGCCGGCCGATAGGATGATGGCGGGCTTAGGGTTTGAAGCTTCAGCCTACGGTGTAGCTAAGCTTTACTCGGACTTCCTCGACCATTTAATCATAGATAAGGTGGATGAAGCCTTAAAAGAACGTATCGAGGAACTAGGTATAGCGGTAACCGTGACGAATACCGTTATGAGAAGCCTTCAGGACTCCATCGAGCTTGCTCGAAAGGTCCTTGGAGCTCATGAGAACGCATAA
- a CDS encoding nitroreductase family protein: protein MSYSPGKLDRGLIDVLRSRRSVRRYLEKRVPIELAFKVLEAGRWAPSAHNAQPWRFIIVVDQDVKVKLAEAMAKAWLSDLERDGVPLEERLRIVSEESIKRFTKSPLLIVACLTMEGMHHYPDERRRRAEYLMAVQSVAAAIQNVLLAAHVEGLGACWVCAPLFCPEAVQEALNTPKDWEPQAIITLGYPAEEPEAPPRLPLNKVSLVL from the coding sequence ATGAGTTATTCGCCTGGTAAGCTGGATCGTGGCTTAATAGATGTTTTAAGGTCTAGGAGAAGCGTAAGAAGGTACTTGGAAAAGCGCGTACCGATCGAGTTAGCGTTTAAGGTGTTGGAAGCTGGTAGGTGGGCTCCCTCGGCTCATAATGCTCAGCCTTGGCGTTTCATTATCGTCGTGGATCAAGATGTTAAGGTTAAACTGGCTGAAGCTATGGCTAAAGCTTGGCTTTCAGACCTCGAAAGGGATGGTGTCCCGCTGGAGGAGCGTTTAAGGATTGTAAGCGAGGAGTCCATTAAGAGGTTCACGAAGAGCCCCTTACTGATAGTTGCCTGCTTAACCATGGAGGGTATGCATCATTACCCTGACGAACGTAGGAGGAGGGCTGAGTACTTAATGGCGGTGCAAAGTGTAGCCGCCGCGATACAAAACGTTCTACTAGCAGCACACGTTGAAGGATTGGGGGCTTGCTGGGTTTGCGCCCCTCTATTCTGCCCCGAAGCCGTCCAAGAGGCCTTAAACACGCCTAAGGATTGGGAGCCGCAAGCCATAATAACTTTGGGTTATCCGGCTGAGGAGCCGGAGGCACCTCCACGTTTACCGCTTAATAAGGTTTCCTTAGTCCTTTAA
- a CDS encoding DUF488 domain-containing protein, whose translation MGYGSRSKEQLLNMLKASRIEVVVDVRRWPTSKLKDFKRENMEKWLKEANINYIWMGETLGGYRKEGYENYMNTKTFKQGLKTLLKLISEKRVCLLCLEVSPRGCHRRFISRALQREGVKVSHILR comes from the coding sequence ATAGGCTACGGTTCACGGTCTAAGGAGCAGCTCCTTAATATGCTTAAGGCGAGTAGGATTGAAGTAGTGGTTGACGTTAGGAGGTGGCCAACGTCAAAGCTTAAAGACTTTAAACGCGAAAACATGGAGAAATGGCTTAAAGAAGCCAACATAAACTACATATGGATGGGTGAAACGCTCGGCGGTTACCGTAAAGAAGGCTACGAAAACTACATGAACACAAAAACCTTCAAACAAGGATTAAAGACGCTTCTTAAGCTAATTTCAGAAAAAAGGGTATGTCTTTTATGTTTAGAGGTAAGCCCTAGGGGTTGCCATCGACGCTTCATTAGCAGAGCGCTTCAACGTGAAGGTGTTAAGGTGTCGCATATATTAAGGTAG
- the uppS gene encoding polyprenyl diphosphate synthase: MLKGLLSAVGAYKLYKKWLWQQVKNKPLPSHVAVILDGNRRWAKGRRLPPWFGHREGARKVEDLLDWCLKLGIKTLTLYVLSTENLQRPVEEVNAIFKIAEEELRRALTDRRIHENGVRVKALGRVELLPEGLRSLIKELEASTSNYNSHFLNIAIAYGGRTEIVDAVKKIAESIEGGKLRASDIDEHVIEKHLYTWFLPNPYPDLIIRTSGEERLSGFLLWQSAYSELVFLDIYWPDFREIDLLRAIRTYQTRQRRFGI; the protein is encoded by the coding sequence GTGCTTAAAGGGTTGCTAAGCGCCGTAGGGGCCTATAAGCTCTACAAGAAGTGGTTATGGCAGCAGGTTAAGAATAAACCGCTACCATCCCATGTGGCCGTAATCCTCGATGGTAATAGGCGCTGGGCTAAAGGCCGTAGGCTTCCACCCTGGTTTGGGCATAGGGAGGGCGCTAGAAAGGTTGAAGACCTACTGGATTGGTGTTTAAAGCTAGGTATTAAGACATTAACTCTCTACGTTTTATCTACCGAAAACCTTCAAAGACCGGTGGAGGAGGTTAACGCGATATTTAAGATAGCCGAAGAAGAGCTTAGAAGGGCTTTAACCGACCGCCGCATCCATGAGAACGGGGTAAGGGTTAAGGCCTTAGGCAGGGTGGAACTGCTCCCCGAAGGCCTCCGTAGCCTTATAAAGGAGTTAGAGGCCTCAACAAGTAATTATAACTCCCACTTCCTAAACATAGCCATAGCCTACGGTGGAAGAACGGAAATAGTGGACGCCGTTAAGAAGATAGCTGAAAGCATCGAGGGTGGTAAACTAAGAGCATCCGATATCGATGAACACGTGATCGAAAAACACCTATACACATGGTTTCTACCAAACCCCTACCCTGACCTCATAATAAGGACCTCCGGCGAGGAAAGGCTTAGCGGCTTCCTACTTTGGCAATCTGCCTATAGTGAACTCGTATTCCTCGATATTTACTGGCCCGACTTTAGGGAGATAGATTTATTGAGAGCCATACGTACATACCAAACGAGGCAGAGGCGCTTCGGCATTTAA